A genomic window from Candidatus Denitrolinea symbiosum includes:
- a CDS encoding metalloprotease M29, whose protein sequence is MADPRVEKFAEILVGYSARIQPGDRVLIEATTAAEPLVRAIYYETLKAGGHPVPLVQLPDMFFPGHEDLLLMHGNDAQLDFVPPLQKLAYDQFESRIRIHSTTNTRSQTSFDTIRSQRRNQPAGAVTEAQMRRGAEGVFKWVTTLYPTEAYAQDAEMSLQQYEDFVFRAVHANEDDPIAFWKKVEADQRAAVKFMEGKDQVVLRGPNVDLTLSVKGRKFNNSCGTHNMPDGEIYTGPVEESVNGWVRFTYPAIYNGVAVEGAEITFSNGRVSKVTAAKNQDFLLKMIETDAGARYLGEFAIGTNFEIDKFTGQILFDEKIGGSFHMALGAGYPETGSKNKSAIHWDFICDMRVDSEILVDGQPFYKNGKFIFR, encoded by the coding sequence GTGGCAGACCCTCGCGTGGAGAAATTTGCAGAAATCCTGGTTGGATACAGCGCCCGCATCCAGCCCGGCGACCGTGTGCTGATCGAGGCGACGACTGCCGCCGAGCCGCTGGTGCGCGCCATTTATTACGAGACCCTGAAAGCCGGCGGACATCCCGTCCCGCTCGTGCAGTTACCCGATATGTTCTTCCCCGGCCATGAAGACCTGCTCCTGATGCACGGGAACGACGCGCAACTCGACTTTGTGCCGCCCCTCCAAAAACTGGCCTACGACCAGTTCGAGAGCCGCATCCGCATCCATTCCACGACCAATACGCGCTCGCAGACTTCCTTCGACACGATCCGTTCCCAGCGACGCAACCAGCCGGCGGGCGCGGTCACCGAAGCGCAGATGCGACGCGGCGCCGAGGGCGTCTTCAAGTGGGTCACCACGCTGTATCCCACCGAGGCCTACGCCCAGGACGCGGAGATGAGCCTCCAGCAATACGAGGACTTTGTCTTTCGCGCCGTCCACGCCAACGAGGACGATCCCATCGCGTTCTGGAAAAAAGTGGAAGCGGACCAGCGCGCCGCGGTCAAATTCATGGAAGGCAAGGACCAGGTCGTCCTGCGCGGCCCCAACGTGGATCTAACTCTCTCCGTCAAGGGGCGCAAATTCAACAACTCATGCGGAACGCACAACATGCCCGACGGCGAGATCTACACCGGGCCGGTGGAGGAATCCGTCAACGGCTGGGTGCGCTTCACCTATCCCGCCATCTATAACGGCGTAGCCGTCGAAGGCGCGGAGATCACGTTCAGCAACGGGCGGGTCTCCAAAGTGACCGCCGCCAAGAATCAGGACTTCCTGCTCAAGATGATCGAAACCGACGCCGGCGCGCGCTACCTCGGCGAGTTTGCCATCGGCACGAATTTCGAGATTGACAAGTTCACGGGGCAGATCCTCTTCGACGAGAAGATCGGCGGCTCGTTCCACATGGCGCTCGGCGCGGGTTATCCCGAAACCGGCTCGAAGAACAAAAGCGCCATCCACTGGGACTTCATCTGCGACATGCGCGTCGACTCCGAGATCCTCGTGGACGGGCAGCCATTCTACAAAAACGGGAAATTTATCTTCCGATAA
- a CDS encoding ribulose-phosphate 3-epimerase: protein MTDYLIAPSILSADFTRLGADIAACEAAGADWIHVDVMDGRFVPNITMGPVVVEACRRATKLPLDVHLMIVEPERHIEAFAKAGATRIIVHVETCPHLHRTLQHIKSLGCAAGVTLNPGTPAVAIQPVLGLADQALVMSVNPGFSGQSFIPESVEKIRQIRAMLDEIRSPARLEVDGGIAPETLPQVRGAGADVFVSGSFVFDHPQGIEAGIRELRASIAACG, encoded by the coding sequence ATGACCGACTACTTGATCGCCCCGTCCATCCTCTCCGCCGACTTCACCCGCCTCGGCGCGGACATCGCCGCCTGCGAGGCCGCCGGCGCGGACTGGATCCACGTGGACGTGATGGACGGCCGCTTCGTCCCCAACATCACGATGGGCCCGGTCGTCGTCGAAGCCTGCCGCCGCGCGACCAAACTCCCGCTCGACGTCCACCTGATGATCGTGGAGCCGGAACGTCACATCGAAGCCTTCGCCAAAGCCGGAGCGACGCGCATCATCGTCCATGTGGAAACCTGTCCGCATCTGCACCGCACCTTGCAACACATCAAATCGCTGGGCTGCGCGGCGGGCGTGACGCTCAACCCCGGCACGCCGGCGGTCGCCATCCAGCCGGTGTTGGGACTGGCCGACCAGGCGCTGGTGATGAGCGTCAACCCCGGGTTCAGCGGGCAGAGCTTCATCCCGGAATCGGTCGAAAAGATCCGCCAGATCCGCGCCATGCTGGACGAAATCCGCTCCCCGGCGCGGCTGGAGGTGGACGGAGGCATCGCCCCCGAAACCCTGCCCCAGGTCCGGGGCGCGGGCGCGGACGTCTTCGTCTCGGGCAGCTTCGTGTTCGATCATCCACAGGGAATCGAAGCCGGGATACGCGAATTGCGCGCCTCCATCGCGGCCTGCGGTTAA
- a CDS encoding 50S ribosomal protein L28 produces the protein MKCAHCNKTTTFGHNRSFSLRATNRKFLPNLQKVTIIENGRKVQKVLCAKCIRTLAKSA, from the coding sequence ATGAAATGCGCTCACTGCAACAAGACCACCACCTTCGGCCATAACCGCTCGTTCTCTCTGCGCGCCACCAACCGCAAGTTCCTCCCGAACCTGCAAAAGGTGACGATCATCGAGAATGGCCGCAAGGTTCAAAAAGTACTTTGCGCCAAGTGCATCCGCACGCTGGCCAAATCGGCCTGA